The Deltaproteobacteria bacterium RBG_16_64_85 genome includes the window CGTCCCCAATAATCACGATCCTTCCTGGCAGACGCGTAACTCAACCGGGATTGCGAGGTCACCAGAGCCGTGTTCAGCACCTGAAGCTTCGGACTCGATCCCCGTTGCAACACTTTCTTCCCCGAGAACTTGGGGACCCCCTTCAGCATCCCCGCGCCGGCAATCAGTTCCAGGTAGTGCGCCAGGGTCGTCGTATTCCCCGCATCCTGCAACTGCCCCAGCATTTTCTGGTAGGAAAGGATCTGGCCGGAATAATCGCATCCCAGCAGAAAGAGACGTCGCAGGAGCGCCGGCTTGTCCACCCGTGTCATCAGCAGAATATCCCGTGAGAGCGTCGTCTCGATCAGGGATTCGACGATGTATCGGGCCCACCGCTGCCGGTCCTCGATCAAGGCCGCAGCTCCCGGATATCCCCCGAAATAGACATACCGATCCACGTCCCACCCGAAGGCGTCCCGCATTTCGGCGAACGACCAGTGGGTCACGTGGAGGATCTCGAATCTTCCCGCGAGACTCTCCGTCAGCCCTCTCTGCACCAGCAGAGGCGAAGAACCCAGCAGTACACACTTCAACGAGACACCCTTCGCCGTGTCCTCGTCCCACAATCGCTTCACGACCTCCGACCAGCCGGGAACCTTCTGAACCTCGTCGAGGACAAGCAGGGCCCCTCCGTCCTTTGCTTTCAGACGCCCGAGGTCCCACTGCTGCTCGATCCAGGCGCGGTCCTGCAAGGTCGGCTCGTCCGCCGACGCATAGTGCGACCGGGTTCGACCCCCCTCCATCGCCTGGCGTGCCAGCGTCGTTTTCCCCGCCTGACGAGGCCCGGCCAGGACCTGCAAGAACCGACGCGGCTCTTTCAGTCTCGACTGCAATGTTTGAAACAAGGGCCTTTTATACAAACGAGTCTCCGAAATACAAATTACTCATTGTCTTGAGTAAATTTACTCGCGATCGAGTTCCTTTGTCAAATCCGATATATGTAGATCGATCGGACAAAACCAAATCCTATTGTATCGATGACCAACCCCATCACGCGATGAATATCGCCGAGG containing:
- a CDS encoding AAA family ATPase, translating into MYKRPLFQTLQSRLKEPRRFLQVLAGPRQAGKTTLARQAMEGGRTRSHYASADEPTLQDRAWIEQQWDLGRLKAKDGGALLVLDEVQKVPGWSEVVKRLWDEDTAKGVSLKCVLLGSSPLLVQRGLTESLAGRFEILHVTHWSFAEMRDAFGWDVDRYVYFGGYPGAAALIEDRQRWARYIVESLIETTLSRDILLMTRVDKPALLRRLFLLGCDYSGQILSYQKMLGQLQDAGNTTTLAHYLELIAGAGMLKGVPKFSGKKVLQRGSSPKLQVLNTALVTSQSRLSYASARKDRDYWGRLVESSVGAHLLNGAEGTMLEIYYWRDRGHEVDFVLQSGDRIVLVEVKSGRARAEYSGMNAFAKNFRPYRRLLVGGQGIPLEEFLATPILHWVE